The nucleotide sequence GAATATAACGCTCTTAGCTCAAATTTAGATATAAATTTCATAGCAAAACCAAACTTCTCGCAGATAAAACGTATGATAAAAAAAGATTTTGAGATAGATATTTTAAGAGACGCTGCGAAATTTGGAGCCTATAAATTTGATGAACTTGCAATTTTTTTAAACAAAAACAGAGATTTGAGCGAAGAAGAGATAAATTTTCACGCACAAAATATCTTAAAAGATAGTGGAAAATTAAGACTTAGTTTTGAGCCTATAACCGCCATAAATTCCAACGCTGCAAAAGCTCACGCCATACCTACAAGCCTGAGATTGCAAGAAGGAGATCTGCTATTAGTAGATGCAGGAGTTAAGTTTAAAAGGTACTGTTCAGATAGAACAAGAACTATAAATTTTGAAAATGGTTTTAAATTTGATAAAAATCAAAAATTTAAAAATAGCAAAAAAGATGAGATATTTAACATAGTAAAAGAGGCTCAAGCAGAAGCTATAAAAGCGGTAAAACCGGGTATAGCGGCTTATGAAGTAGATAGAGCGGCTAGGGATTATATAGCTAAGTTTGGATATGAAAAAGAGTTTTTTCACTCAACAGGACATGGAGTCGGTCTTGATATACACGAACTTCCCATAATCAGCAAAAATAGCAAAACTATCTTAGAAGAAGGAATGGTATTTAGCGTGGAGCCAGGAATTTATATAGAAAACGAATTTGGCGTAAGAACCGAAGATGTTGTCGTAGTAACAAAAGATGGATGCGAAGTTTTATAGACTATGCAAACTATATATTTAGATGACGCAAAGTGTATTATGAGATCTAAGTTTTTTCCGTTATTTAACAAGCTCGATAAAGAGGTTAAATTTAAATATACAGCCTTTATAGGTCTTGGTGGAAATATAGGAAATACAAAAAAACGTTTTGAAACTTTTTTACTAAATTTAAAAAAAGATAGACGTTTTTTTATCAAAGAGTGTTCACCGATACTAAAAAACAGAGCTTTTGGATATGTATCACAAGACTATCTAAATGCAGTAATAATGATAAAATCGTCGCTATATGCAACGCAGATACTTAAGGTAATGCAGCATTAT is from Campylobacter fetus subsp. testudinum 03-427 and encodes:
- the pepQ gene encoding X-Pro dipeptidase (Pfam match to PF00557.20 Peptidase_M24), with amino-acid sequence MRNFILKDENAVFYECGYSCDNEIYISICGENFFITDARYSIEARQNIKNAQVIEIQSSLIKEARLLLRKLGVKNLYFNPNDFTLMEYNALSSNLDINFIAKPNFSQIKRMIKKDFEIDILRDAAKFGAYKFDELAIFLNKNRDLSEEEINFHAQNILKDSGKLRLSFEPITAINSNAAKAHAIPTSLRLQEGDLLLVDAGVKFKRYCSDRTRTINFENGFKFDKNQKFKNSKKDEIFNIVKEAQAEAIKAVKPGIAAYEVDRAARDYIAKFGYEKEFFHSTGHGVGLDIHELPIISKNSKTILEEGMVFSVEPGIYIENEFGVRTEDVVVVTKDGCEVL
- the folK gene encoding 6-hydroxymethyl-7,8-dihydropterin pyrophosphokinase (Pfam match to PF01288.16 HPPK); its protein translation is MQTIYLDDAKCIMRSKFFPLFNKLDKEVKFKYTAFIGLGGNIGNTKKRFETFLLNLKKDRRFFIKECSPILKNRAFGYVSQDYLNAVIMIKSSLYATQILKVMQHYEFKFKRQRPFKNAPRTLDLDILYFSKKVRKSAKLTVPHIGAKERISVIIPIGLMKGI